A region from the Arthrobacter gengyunqii genome encodes:
- a CDS encoding ROK family protein — protein sequence MDPSANTPQFLRRTNLRAVLEVLRSTSSVTGTDLIEATGLTRATVIAVCDDLIARGWAREADSPRTEGQKGRPARRFEFNENAGYVLGLDVGIATVRVLVADLAGTVVGGAEAQFPRHGGQPDARRRILTDAVDKALGDAGITSAEVFCVGTGVAAQVTGDGVVIPGQPTAPMFDLGLQREFGEVRGWPMLLENDAKLAALAERWRGVGAGEKNLAVILAGERLGSGIIDAGRLLHGARGGTGAMGGLELVEGVGNEDGIAKLARLWGSAALKEGHDGRIRDLVGSKTNRASARYVFEAAVDGDPVAQDILDRIARRMARVLALVSSFFDPRLIVIGGAVAASAEALLPAMTRELAGYVAEPPRLAVSDMGKMLVPTGAVRLALDYVEEHLLELVPQVRQAMPRGRFPGEGN from the coding sequence ATGGACCCCTCCGCAAACACCCCCCAGTTTCTGCGCCGCACCAACCTCCGTGCAGTGCTGGAAGTGCTGCGTTCAACCTCGTCGGTCACCGGCACCGACCTGATCGAAGCCACCGGGCTGACGCGCGCCACGGTGATCGCCGTGTGTGATGACCTGATTGCCCGGGGCTGGGCCCGTGAGGCGGATTCCCCGCGCACCGAAGGCCAGAAGGGGCGGCCGGCCCGCCGCTTTGAGTTCAATGAAAACGCCGGCTATGTCCTGGGGCTCGACGTCGGCATCGCAACTGTCCGGGTCCTGGTGGCCGACCTCGCCGGAACCGTCGTGGGCGGCGCGGAGGCCCAATTCCCCCGCCACGGCGGACAGCCGGATGCCCGACGGCGGATCTTGACTGACGCGGTGGACAAGGCGCTTGGGGACGCCGGCATCACCTCAGCTGAGGTGTTCTGCGTCGGTACGGGTGTTGCCGCACAGGTGACCGGCGACGGCGTCGTCATCCCCGGCCAGCCAACGGCACCCATGTTTGACCTCGGTCTGCAGCGGGAATTCGGCGAGGTCCGGGGCTGGCCGATGCTGTTGGAGAATGATGCCAAGCTGGCGGCGCTTGCCGAGCGGTGGCGCGGCGTGGGTGCCGGAGAGAAGAACCTCGCCGTGATCCTCGCCGGCGAGCGCCTGGGCAGCGGAATCATCGACGCCGGAAGGCTGCTGCACGGTGCCCGCGGCGGAACGGGTGCGATGGGCGGGCTGGAACTGGTTGAGGGCGTCGGCAACGAGGACGGCATCGCGAAACTGGCACGCCTCTGGGGCAGTGCCGCCCTCAAAGAGGGGCATGACGGGCGAATCCGGGACCTCGTGGGGTCGAAAACCAACCGCGCCTCGGCCCGTTATGTCTTCGAGGCAGCAGTCGACGGCGATCCGGTGGCCCAGGACATCCTGGACCGGATTGCCCGGCGCATGGCCCGGGTGCTGGCCCTTGTTTCGTCCTTCTTCGATCCCCGCCTGATCGTCATTGGCGGTGCCGTGGCAGCATCCGCTGAGGCATTGCTGCCTGCCATGACCCGGGAACTCGCCGGCTACGTGGCGGAGCCGCCGCGGCTGGCTGTCTCGGACATGGGCAAGATGCTCGTGCCCACAGGCGCGGTGCGGCTGGCCCTGGACTATGTGGAGGAGCATCTGCTGGAGCTGGTGCCGCAGGTGCGGCAGGCTATGCCCCGGGGACGCTTCCCGGGGGAAGGAAATTGA